From a region of the Actinomycetota bacterium genome:
- the glnA gene encoding type I glutamate--ammonia ligase — protein MATPQDVLKLVKDTEARVVDIRFCDLPGLMQHFSIPATELTEEVFEEGLGFDGSSIRGFQEIQESDMILIPDPGSAFVDPFRQHPTISINCFVRDPVTGEWYTRDPRNVARKAEAFLKESGIADTSYWGPEPEFYILDSVRFDQNQHSGYYFLDSIEGAWNSGREEPGGNLGYKPRYKEGYFPVPPTDHFQDLRSEMMLTLIDMGINVEVQHHEVGTAGQAEIDMGFGTLLEQADRTMLLKYVIKNTAARYGKTVTFMPKPIFQDNGSGMHVHQSLWKDGETLMFDETGYAQLSDISRWYIGGLLQHAPALLALAAPTTNSYRRLVPGYEAPVNLVYSQRNRSACVRIPLYSKSRKAKRIEFRCPDPSANPYLAFAAMLMAGIDGIMNKIEPADPVDKNIYDLPPAEAAGIPTVPSSLEESLAALADDHDFLLRGDVFTEDLVETWLDYKWTREVTEVKLRPHPWEFQMYYDL, from the coding sequence GTGGCAACACCCCAGGACGTGCTGAAGCTCGTCAAGGACACCGAGGCCAGGGTGGTCGATATCAGGTTCTGCGACCTCCCAGGCCTCATGCAGCACTTCTCCATCCCCGCGACGGAGCTGACCGAGGAGGTGTTCGAGGAGGGGCTGGGGTTCGACGGGTCCTCCATCCGCGGGTTCCAGGAGATCCAGGAGTCGGACATGATCCTGATCCCGGACCCGGGCTCGGCCTTCGTGGACCCGTTCCGGCAGCACCCGACGATCTCGATCAACTGCTTCGTGCGCGACCCAGTCACGGGCGAGTGGTACACCCGCGACCCCCGCAACGTGGCCCGCAAGGCGGAGGCGTTCCTGAAGGAGTCGGGGATCGCCGACACCTCGTACTGGGGGCCGGAGCCTGAGTTCTACATCCTCGACTCGGTCCGCTTCGACCAGAACCAGCACTCGGGCTACTACTTCCTCGACTCGATCGAGGGAGCCTGGAACTCCGGTCGCGAGGAGCCTGGCGGGAACCTGGGATACAAGCCGCGCTACAAGGAGGGGTACTTCCCGGTCCCCCCCACCGACCACTTCCAGGACCTGCGCAGCGAGATGATGCTGACCCTCATCGACATGGGCATCAACGTCGAGGTCCAGCACCACGAGGTCGGAACGGCGGGCCAGGCTGAGATCGACATGGGCTTCGGCACGCTGCTCGAGCAGGCCGACCGGACCATGCTGCTGAAGTACGTGATCAAGAACACCGCCGCCCGCTACGGCAAGACGGTGACCTTCATGCCCAAGCCGATCTTCCAGGACAACGGGTCCGGCATGCATGTGCACCAGTCGCTGTGGAAGGACGGCGAGACGCTGATGTTCGACGAGACGGGGTACGCCCAGCTCTCGGACATCTCCCGCTGGTACATCGGCGGGCTGCTCCAGCACGCGCCCGCCCTACTCGCGCTGGCCGCCCCCACCACGAACTCCTACCGGCGGCTGGTCCCGGGGTACGAGGCTCCCGTCAACCTGGTTTACAGCCAGCGGAACCGGTCCGCGTGCGTCCGGATCCCGCTCTACTCGAAGTCACGGAAGGCGAAGCGCATCGAGTTCCGGTGCCCCGACCCGTCCGCCAACCCTTACCTCGCCTTCGCCGCGATGCTCATGGCGGGGATCGACGGGATCATGAACAAGATCGAGCCCGCCGACCCGGTGGACAAGAACATCTACGACCTCCCGCCGGCCGAGGCCGCCGGGATCCCGACGGTGCCGAGCTCGCTCGAGGAGTCGCTGGCGGCGCTCGCCGACGACCACGACTTCCTGCTCCGGGGGGATGTGTTCACCGAGGACCTCGTCGAGACGTGGCTCGACTACAAGTGGACCCGCGAGGTGACCGAGGTGAAGCTCCGGCCGCACCCGTGGGAGTTCCAGATGTACTACGACCTCTAG